The genomic DNA TATTACTAAGATCGCAAAGCCAAGCCGAGTATTCAGAAAAGAATCAAGGCCACTTCGGTTTAGCCTATGACGCCTATGCGCATTTTACCTCACCAATTAGACGCTACCCAGACTTGTTAACGCACAGAGCCATTCGTGCAAAGCTGCGCAACAACACACCCAAAAGCGGCTTACAAAGAATGCTCGGGCTATTACAACTCGACAAGCTGATCACAAAGCCATTACCGAAAAAAGATTACCCGTACGACTTAGACGACATGGAAGTCCTGAGTAAACACTGCTCGGACCAATCACGCCTAGCCGATACAGTAAGCCGAGAAGTTGAAAGCGACCTAATGTGCCAATACATGCAGCCGTTTATAGGAGACACATTCCAAGCATCTGTTACTGGAGTCACAAACTTTGGAATATTTGTTGAAATAGACAAAATTGGCGCCGAAGGCTTAGTTCATACCTCAACATTGCCTGGAGACACCTTCACCTTCGATGCGCCCTTGCAAAAGTTAGAAAACGGCAAGCAAAGCTATTCGTTAGGCGATCGAGTAAACGTGAGTTTAAAGAGCATTGATATGCAAGATCGGAAGATGGTGTTTTTGGTGGTTTGAAAGCTGCAAGTTTATAGCTGCTAGCTGCAAGTAAAGCAATGGTTCGAAGAGCTGTTTAGGGCTTCGAGCTGCGGGCTTCGTGTTTTAAAAACGCCATACAGTCGCGTCTTCGCTTTGCTTCGAGCGCCCCTACATTTACAACGCCATATTACCTGTAGGAGCCTTCGGAACAACGTGGAGAGGCGATTTTTTTGTAGCTGTTTTTGGCTCCGGGTTGCGGGCTTCGTGTTTAAAACCTAAAACAATCTCAAAACTGTAGCCCTGGTATCAAATGACCCTTGATCGGGTATCTGAGCCATGGATGGCGAAGTTTAGCTTACATGGATGTACTTGCAATGACCGAGCAACGGTGATTTGGTGCTGGGGCGGTTTGAAAGCTGCAAGTTTATAGCTGCCAGCTGCATTTAATAGTAAGTCGCATTGCAGAAGACTAGCTCTTAGCAACCAGCTTCGCGTCTTCGCTTTGCTTCAAGCGCTCCCACATTGTGTTTTGGGGTGTGGCGGATTATTTACCCGCCACGTTAATTAGCCTATGAAGAACTTAATGGCAGCGCCGATGAGTAGAATTGGGAACAGAATTCGGAACCATTTTGCGTAGGTTGCGGCGTCTTCATCGGTCATGGGCTTTGAATTTTGTGAGGTGAACTTAATCACCGCCAACATGACTAGGCCTAAGACTAATAAAATAGGAATGATGACTGGCATTAGGATTCTCCAAACAACTCAGCTAGCATTTCACCCGGCTGGGGCGCGCGCATGAAAGACTCACCGACTAAAAATGCATGAATATTATGGTTACGCATTAACGTAACATCTTCAGCGGCCAGTATACCGCTTTCTGTGACTAGAATTCGATCTTGATCGACCATTTGTTTTAAATCTATTGTCGTTTGCAGTGAAACCTCAAAAGTATGCAAGTTACGATTGTTCACCCCAATGAGTTTATTGTCTATGGCTAGCGCGCGGCTCATTTCTTCATCGTCGTGTACTTCAATAAGCACATCCATACCGTATTCAAGTGCTTGCGCATGCAAGTCAATCATTTTTGGTTGATCTAACGCCGAAGCAATTAACAAAACACAGTCTGCACCAATGGCACGAGCCTCAGCCACCTGATACGCATCAATTAGAAAATCTTTTCGAATAACCGGCAACGCTACATTTTCGCGCGCCTGAATTAAATAGTCTTCATGGCCTTGAAAGAAATCAGCATCGGTCAAAACAGACAAGCACGCCGCGCCATGCTTTTCGTAACTGATGGCAATGTCTTGCGGAATAAACGGGTCGCGAATCACACCTTTACTTGGGGAAGCTTTTTTTATTTCCGCAATAACCGCAGAATGCTGCTGAGCAATTTTTGCTTCTATGGCTGTTGTGAACCCACGAGGGGCCTCGTAACGATCAAACTCTTGCTCAAAATCTTTTAAACTCTTCACTTTACGTCGTGCGGCTACTTCTTCAACTTTACGGTCGAGAATTTTCTTTAAAATAGTCGGAGTATTACTCATAGTTACCTATTCTCTATAAATTATTATGCGCTGGCTGTTTGGGTAAAATCTACAAGCTCATTCAGTTTTTCACCTGCTTGACCCGAAGCAATGACATCTTGAGCCAACGCAACACCTTCTTCAAAACTGCTGGCCACGCCCGAAACATAGATTGCTGCACCCGCATTTAATGCAATTAAATCACCCGCACAAATGAATTGATCGGTAGATTCACCACTAAAAACACCCTTAATAATGGCCAAACTTTCTTCAACGTTATTTGCCTTCAAGCTGCCCAAACCTTGGCTAGCTAAGCCAAAATCTTCTGGTTCAACATTATATGAGGTTAAACGGCCCTCTTTATATTCAGCAACATGGGTGGGTGCCGCAAGGCTAAATTCATCTAGGCCATCTTTAGAGTGAATCACCATTACGTGTTCAGCACCCAACCGCCCCAAAGTTTGTGCCAACGGCTCACACAGCTCTTCAGAAAACACCCCCATGACTTGGCGCTTTACGCCGGCTGGGTTTGTTAATGGGCCCAACATGTTAAAAATAGTGCGTAAACCGAGCTCTTTGCGCGGACCAATGGCATGGCGCATGGCGCTGTGATGGTTTTGAGCAAACATAAACCCCACACCAATCGTTTCTATCGCTCTCGCCACAACTTCAGGGCTTACGTCTAAGCGCACGCCGGCCGCTTCTAGTACATCGGCGCTGCCAAAGGTAGAAGACACGGCACGGTTGCCATGTTTCGCCACACGGCCACCCGCAGCCGCAACAACAAACGCCGTGGCGGTAGAGACGTTAAATAATTTTTGCCCGGCATCACCCACACCACCAGTACCGCAGGTGTCGACAAGGTTTTCACCAGAGACTACAACTTTGGTGGCCAGTTCACGCATGATTTGCGCCGCACCGCTGATTTCATCAACCGTTTCGCCCTTCATACGCAGGCCCATTAAAAAAGCGCCAATCTGAGCATCGGTGCATTCACCGGTCATAATAGACTTCATGACCAGCTTCATTTCTTCTTGGTCTAAATGCCCATGCATAGAAATTCGGTTTAACGCTTTTTTAATATCCATGTTTGTACCCTCGCTGACCGCCCAACATTAACGGCGGTTTAGAAAATTTTGAAATAGATTAAGTCCATGCTCCGTTAACACAGATTCTGGATGAAACTGCACGCCTTCAACATCTAACGATGTATGGCGCACGCCCATGATTTCCTCTTGCTCGCCTTGGGTGTTTTCAACCCAGGCCGTTATGGCTAAACATTCAGGTAACGTCTTTTGATCGAGCACCAATGAATGGTAGCGAGTCGCGGTATATGGGCTTGGCAACTGGCTAAACACACCCGCTCCCTTGTGGTGTATTTGGGAGGTTTTGCCGTGCATTATGGTAGTGGCATTGCAAACCTTTGCACCAAAAACTTGCCCGATGGCCTGATGCCCTAAGCAGATACCTAATAGAGGCACTTTTCCTGCAAAATACCGAATGGCGTCTAAGGATACCCCTGCCTCGTTTGGCGTACAGGGCCCTGGCGAAATCACGACCTTTTCAGGAGACATAGCCGCAAGCGCTTCAATGCTGTACTCATCGTTTTTGACGACCTTCACCTGCGCACCTAGCGATTCTAGATAACTTACAATGGTGTAAGTAAAAGAATCGTAGTTATCTATCATTAAAATCATAAATCGACATCAATTAGCAACATCGGAAAATCATACCACGGCTAACCTTTAAATTAAGCGTTGACTCTACACCAAAATGTTATAGCATACTAGTACATGAATACATCAAAAACAGAATTAAACCAATTACTCGATCATCTACTTGCGGCCAATTCTCGTGCTGATATGTCGGCACGGTTAGAGCAACTGCTCACGCCTACCGAGTTTGATGAGGTCGTGAAACGATTGCAAATACTGTGCATGCTCGACCAAGGCATACCGCAACGTAAAATTGCCGAAACATTAGGCGTGGGCATTGCCACCGTCTCTCGTGGCGCGCGAGCCCGTAAAGAAAGCTAACTAAAGAGATTGCCGAAACATGACCACCTACTCACCGTTTGAGCTGCCTCGAAAACCCTTTTATGTCAAAGTTACCGATTCATGCGACTTTTTCGAGCTGTTCAAAAAAATTGAAAAACGCTTTTCCACCTGCTTCATGCTCGAATCACTGGGCGAAGACAGCCACATAGCGCGTCATAGCATTATTGGGTTTGACCCAGAGAAAATTATTTACGCCAATGGTCAGCAGTTGATCATTGAAGATCGCGATGGTGGTTCTGAATCGATTCATTCAGATAACCCCTACCAAAGCCTGCGAGCCATGATGCCGCAGAACATTATCTCGCGTATGTATGCTGGCGGCCTAACCGGCTACTTAGGCTACGATGCCATGAATTATTTTGAGCCTAGCTTAACCATCAATTCAAGCGAAATGTTCGATGCCTTCCGCTTTGGCTTATATAAAGATGGGCTCGTGCTCGATAAAATGACCGGCGAAGTTTTCTATTTTTATTATGAAGACAATCGCATTGAATTAGTGAACGAACTTATTGAAGCGCCCTATTCAGGTAACGGCACGCTTAAAGTCACCGACCTCGGTGAAGACATGACCCGTGAAGCGCACAAAGACGCAGTGTTGAAAGTAAAACAAGACATCGTTGACGGCAAAATTTTCCAAACCGAAGTAGGCTTTAAGAAGCATTTTAAACTAGATGGCGACACCATCAATATTTACGAGCAAATGCGCGAAGTAAACCCTTCGCCACAAATGTACTACGTTAAATTTGGTGAGCAAAAACTCATTGGTGCTAGCCCAGAACTATTGTTCAGACTCCGCCAAGGCGAAATGGAAACTTTTCCGCTGGCAGGTACCGCTAAGCGCGGTGCTACCAACGAAGAAGACACCGCTTACGCCCGCGCCTTACTGAATGACCCAAAAGAGATCGCCGAGCATAATATGATTGTTGATTTACACCGCAATGATATTGGCCGTGTTGCGCGCTATGGCACAGTGAAAGTACGCAGCCTAATGGATATTAAAAAGTTCAGTCACGTGCAACATATTTCCAGCGAAATTGTAGGCATTATTAACGAAAAAGAAGACATGTTTACCGCGCTCGCGGCTAACTTCCCGGCCGGTACGTTAACCGGCGCCCCCAAAATTGAAGCCATGAAAATCATCAACGATTTAGAAGGCGATGGTCGCGGGCCTTATGGCGGAGCGGTTGGGCACTTTTCGTTTAATGGTGATTGCACCTTTGCGATACCGATTCGAACCGTTTTTGCCAATGCCGACAAAGCCTATGTACAAACCTGCGGTGGCAATGTTTACGATTCGAACCCTGAAGATGAATACGAAGAAATACAACGAAAGTTTGCCGGTACTAAAAAAGTACTCGATAAATTTATGTAACCTAAGTGAATGAGAACCGCTATGAATGTTTTAATTATAGATAACTACGATTCCTTCACTTATAACTTGTATCAGTTTATTGGTGAAATTTTAGAATCGGAGAAAAACCAAGGAAATCTCGATTCGTTTAACATCACGGTTAAACGCAATAATGAAATGACGCTCGAAGACGTTAAAGCCCTGAATGCCGACCGTATTATCATTTCTCCTGGACCGGGTTCCCCCGATGACCCAACCTACTTTGGCATATGCGCCGATGTCATACGTGAGCTGGGCAAGACAACGCCGTTACTGGGCGTTTGCTTAGGCATGCAAGGCATAGTGCATTGCTTTGGCGGTAACGTAGTTAAAGCACCG from Reinekea marina includes the following:
- the trpC gene encoding indole-3-glycerol phosphate synthase TrpC — its product is MSNTPTILKKILDRKVEEVAARRKVKSLKDFEQEFDRYEAPRGFTTAIEAKIAQQHSAVIAEIKKASPSKGVIRDPFIPQDIAISYEKHGAACLSVLTDADFFQGHEDYLIQARENVALPVIRKDFLIDAYQVAEARAIGADCVLLIASALDQPKMIDLHAQALEYGMDVLIEVHDDEEMSRALAIDNKLIGVNNRNLHTFEVSLQTTIDLKQMVDQDRILVTESGILAAEDVTLMRNHNIHAFLVGESFMRAPQPGEMLAELFGES
- a CDS encoding anthranilate synthase component II is translated as MILMIDNYDSFTYTIVSYLESLGAQVKVVKNDEYSIEALAAMSPEKVVISPGPCTPNEAGVSLDAIRYFAGKVPLLGICLGHQAIGQVFGAKVCNATTIMHGKTSQIHHKGAGVFSQLPSPYTATRYHSLVLDQKTLPECLAITAWVENTQGEQEEIMGVRHTSLDVEGVQFHPESVLTEHGLNLFQNFLNRR
- a CDS encoding anthranilate synthase component I family protein; the encoded protein is MTTYSPFELPRKPFYVKVTDSCDFFELFKKIEKRFSTCFMLESLGEDSHIARHSIIGFDPEKIIYANGQQLIIEDRDGGSESIHSDNPYQSLRAMMPQNIISRMYAGGLTGYLGYDAMNYFEPSLTINSSEMFDAFRFGLYKDGLVLDKMTGEVFYFYYEDNRIELVNELIEAPYSGNGTLKVTDLGEDMTREAHKDAVLKVKQDIVDGKIFQTEVGFKKHFKLDGDTINIYEQMREVNPSPQMYYVKFGEQKLIGASPELLFRLRQGEMETFPLAGTAKRGATNEEDTAYARALLNDPKEIAEHNMIVDLHRNDIGRVARYGTVKVRSLMDIKKFSHVQHISSEIVGIINEKEDMFTALAANFPAGTLTGAPKIEAMKIINDLEGDGRGPYGGAVGHFSFNGDCTFAIPIRTVFANADKAYVQTCGGNVYDSNPEDEYEEIQRKFAGTKKVLDKFM
- the trpD gene encoding anthranilate phosphoribosyltransferase, with amino-acid sequence MDIKKALNRISMHGHLDQEEMKLVMKSIMTGECTDAQIGAFLMGLRMKGETVDEISGAAQIMRELATKVVVSGENLVDTCGTGGVGDAGQKLFNVSTATAFVVAAAGGRVAKHGNRAVSSTFGSADVLEAAGVRLDVSPEVVARAIETIGVGFMFAQNHHSAMRHAIGPRKELGLRTIFNMLGPLTNPAGVKRQVMGVFSEELCEPLAQTLGRLGAEHVMVIHSKDGLDEFSLAAPTHVAEYKEGRLTSYNVEPEDFGLASQGLGSLKANNVEESLAIIKGVFSGESTDQFICAGDLIALNAGAAIYVSGVASSFEEGVALAQDVIASGQAGEKLNELVDFTQTASA
- a CDS encoding Trp family transcriptional regulator; translation: MNTSKTELNQLLDHLLAANSRADMSARLEQLLTPTEFDEVVKRLQILCMLDQGIPQRKIAETLGVGIATVSRGARARKES
- a CDS encoding anthranilate synthase component II, with product MNVLIIDNYDSFTYNLYQFIGEILESEKNQGNLDSFNITVKRNNEMTLEDVKALNADRIIISPGPGSPDDPTYFGICADVIRELGKTTPLLGVCLGMQGIVHCFGGNVVKAPLPMHGKISPVNHDNSSVFYNLPDQLEVMRYHSLIAEASTLPECLRVTSTVGELTANDFNNREKLKSLKEFELMGVQHTDYPIHGIQFHPESFATEGGKDLIKNFLFRAGD